A single genomic interval of Candidatus Jordarchaeales archaeon harbors:
- a CDS encoding GTP-binding protein, translated as MSARMKYIEEVERMMRVKEQIRNFGIIAHVDHGKTTLSDSLLAEAGLLSPTIAGEARALDYLEEEQKRGITIKAANISLVHKFDGKEYLINLIDTPGHVENEPAGSLA; from the coding sequence TTGTCTGCAAGGATGAAGTACATTGAAGAAGTTGAAAGAATGATGCGAGTGAAAGAGCAGATAAGGAACTTCGGAATAATAGCACACGTCGACCACGGCAAAACAACGCTAAGCGACTCCCTGCTTGCTGAAGCTGGGCTACTCTCCCCAACGATAGCGGGAGAAGCAAGGGCATTGGACTACCTTGAAGAGGAGCAGAAAAGAGGGATAACAATAAAAGCCGCTAACATATCTCTAGTGCACAAGTTCGACGGGAAAGAGTACCTCATAAACCTCATAGACACGCCCGGACACGTAGAGAACGAGCCGGCTGGCTCGCTCGCGTAA
- a CDS encoding MSMEG_0568 family radical SAM protein produces MHPTRLKVEVLCRGLRVEGEVGGVRKVGAGPAGGRHILLERDVVVNAPVSAYFAKKSSLVLRKEGGKWFIFDGGKRVSEVEFVPVPEFYYKVTSSGIPMWKIALLHGKDCVATTLLQVCERQSVGLGCKFCGISLSLKSGLTVARKRAEDLVEVVGAAVEEGVCRHVTITTGTPASPDRGARLLAEAARALKGSYDVPVHVQLEPPRGGGAFEVLVNAGVDTVGVHVETFDENVRRKVCPGKSEVSLQEYFDAWRRAVDAFGEAQVSTYVIAGLGESDDCLLWGFEEAARIGVVPFLVPLIPIVGTEMEWAAPPPPDRMLRLYAALRRILLDYGVNPLDNKAGCVRCSSCSALREAIVWGV; encoded by the coding sequence TTGCACCCTACGCGTTTGAAGGTCGAAGTTTTGTGCCGAGGACTAAGAGTTGAGGGAGAAGTTGGCGGTGTAAGAAAGGTGGGAGCTGGCCCGGCTGGCGGTAGACACATTCTCCTGGAAAGAGATGTGGTGGTTAACGCGCCCGTATCCGCTTACTTTGCAAAGAAATCTAGTCTGGTTTTGAGGAAAGAGGGTGGAAAGTGGTTTATTTTTGACGGGGGGAAGAGGGTCAGCGAGGTGGAGTTTGTCCCTGTGCCCGAGTTTTACTATAAGGTTACTTCTAGTGGCATCCCTATGTGGAAAATTGCCCTTCTACATGGAAAGGACTGTGTTGCGACTACGCTCCTTCAAGTGTGTGAACGACAGAGCGTGGGGTTGGGGTGCAAGTTTTGCGGAATTTCCCTTTCTCTCAAGAGCGGGTTAACCGTTGCCCGTAAGAGGGCTGAAGACCTGGTTGAAGTTGTTGGGGCGGCAGTGGAGGAGGGGGTTTGCAGGCATGTGACTATAACTACGGGGACACCTGCTTCCCCCGATAGGGGGGCTCGGCTTCTCGCTGAAGCTGCGAGGGCGTTAAAGGGTAGTTACGATGTTCCCGTGCACGTTCAACTGGAGCCACCGAGGGGAGGGGGCGCCTTCGAAGTATTGGTTAATGCGGGTGTTGACACGGTCGGAGTACACGTTGAAACGTTTGACGAGAATGTTAGGAGGAAAGTTTGCCCGGGTAAGTCTGAGGTCTCTCTGCAAGAGTACTTTGATGCTTGGAGGAGGGCCGTCGACGCTTTTGGAGAGGCGCAGGTTAGCACTTATGTTATTGCGGGTTTAGGGGAGAGCGATGACTGCTTGCTGTGGGGCTTTGAGGAGGCTGCCAGAATAGGCGTTGTGCCTTTTCTTGTTCCGTTGATCCCGATAGTTGGAACGGAGATGGAGTGGGCGGCTCCGCCGCCGCCGGACAGAATGCTTAGGCTCTATGCCGCCCTGAGGAGGATCCTTTTGGATTACGGTGTTAACCCTCTAGATAATAAGGCTGGGTGTGTTAGGTGCTCGTCGTGTTCTGCGCTCAGGGAAGCCATAGTTTGGGGGGTTTAA
- a CDS encoding elongation factor EF-2 → MVDAVEEIGVQTETVTRQALSERVRPVLFINKIDRLIRELRLDERGVQEKLNRIIRDFNGLIDIYGEKEFANKWKVNPANGSVAFGSALHRWGFTVPQMLELGLKFSDIVAYYKEDRVDELKKLLPVHAAVLDMVVDHLPNPIEAQRYRVPKIWHGDLNSEIGKAMLECDENGPTVICLNKVIVDPHAGIVSTGRVFSGTISEGDQVYLLTAKKGYRVQQTSIYMGAKRAIVSSIPAGNIAALLGLELARAGETVVAENIKDIVVPFEKIKYISEPVVTVAIEPKHPKDLPKLVELMQKISIQDPNIVTTINQETGEYLLSGMGELHLEIALKEIQSEVDITVSPPIVVYRETVTSSSQPVLGKSPNKHNRIWIMVEPLNEETVNLLTEGEISEYQERDERAKILREKAGWDPHDARNIWAIDEYGNVIVDRTRGIQYLREVKETIISGIKWACEAGPLAEEPMRGVKVIVTDCQLHEDPVHRGPAQIMPMSRRATWGAFLSAKPTLLEPIYKIQVMVPPEYIGAVSSILSQRRGHVINIEQRGPLVFVNGEIPVRESFGLANDLRSKTSGRAFWQTQFSRWAEVPKSLLSEVIAEIRKRKGLKPEPPKPEEYIDTL, encoded by the coding sequence GTGGTAGATGCCGTAGAGGAGATAGGCGTCCAAACGGAAACCGTTACTCGACAGGCTTTATCTGAGCGTGTCAGACCCGTATTGTTTATTAATAAGATTGACCGTTTAATCCGCGAGTTAAGGCTTGACGAGCGCGGCGTCCAAGAGAAGCTTAACAGGATTATTCGAGATTTTAATGGTTTAATCGACATTTATGGTGAGAAGGAGTTCGCCAACAAGTGGAAGGTTAATCCGGCTAATGGTAGCGTGGCCTTTGGTTCAGCCCTTCACAGGTGGGGGTTTACTGTTCCTCAAATGCTCGAGTTAGGGTTGAAGTTTAGTGACATAGTCGCCTATTACAAGGAAGATAGGGTAGACGAGCTCAAGAAGCTTCTCCCGGTTCATGCTGCTGTGTTGGACATGGTCGTCGACCACCTTCCCAACCCGATTGAGGCTCAACGCTACAGAGTGCCGAAGATCTGGCACGGGGACCTTAACAGCGAGATAGGAAAAGCGATGCTTGAGTGCGATGAGAACGGCCCAACTGTAATTTGTCTAAACAAGGTTATAGTCGACCCCCACGCGGGAATAGTATCGACGGGGAGAGTTTTCTCCGGCACGATAAGTGAAGGAGACCAAGTTTACCTGCTCACAGCTAAGAAAGGTTACAGGGTTCAGCAGACGAGCATTTACATGGGTGCCAAACGAGCCATAGTCAGTTCCATACCAGCTGGCAACATAGCGGCTCTGCTCGGACTGGAGCTGGCTAGAGCTGGAGAAACCGTGGTAGCCGAAAACATAAAGGACATCGTGGTTCCATTTGAAAAAATTAAGTACATTTCAGAGCCTGTTGTCACCGTAGCCATAGAGCCGAAACACCCGAAAGATCTACCGAAACTTGTGGAACTGATGCAGAAAATCTCGATTCAAGACCCGAACATAGTGACGACGATTAATCAAGAAACCGGAGAATACCTGCTCTCGGGAATGGGCGAACTACACCTCGAAATAGCTCTGAAGGAAATCCAGTCAGAAGTTGATATCACAGTCTCACCGCCAATAGTGGTCTACAGGGAAACGGTCACCTCGTCCTCCCAGCCGGTACTAGGAAAAAGCCCGAACAAGCACAACAGGATTTGGATCATGGTTGAGCCGCTTAACGAGGAGACGGTAAACCTGCTCACGGAGGGCGAAATATCGGAGTACCAAGAGAGAGATGAGAGGGCGAAGATTCTGAGAGAAAAAGCTGGTTGGGACCCTCATGACGCCAGGAACATTTGGGCGATTGACGAGTACGGCAATGTGATAGTTGACAGGACGCGTGGCATCCAGTACCTACGTGAGGTGAAGGAGACAATAATATCAGGGATAAAATGGGCTTGCGAAGCAGGTCCCCTTGCCGAGGAGCCCATGAGAGGCGTTAAAGTAATAGTGACGGACTGCCAGCTGCACGAGGACCCCGTTCACAGAGGGCCAGCGCAAATCATGCCTATGAGCAGGCGTGCCACGTGGGGTGCATTCCTAAGCGCCAAGCCAACCCTGCTCGAGCCAATATACAAGATCCAAGTAATGGTCCCACCAGAGTACATAGGGGCGGTTTCAAGCATACTATCCCAGCGCAGAGGTCATGTTATAAACATAGAGCAGCGTGGCCCGCTAGTATTCGTGAATGGAGAGATACCGGTAAGAGAAAGCTTCGGGCTTGCAAATGACTTGCGGTCAAAGACTTCTGGCAGAGCTTTCTGGCAAACACAGTTCTCAAGGTGGGCTGAAGTTCCAAAGTCTCTGCTAAGTGAAGTAATAGCTGAAATCCGGAAGAGAAAAGGACTGAAACCAGAACCGCCGAAACCTGAGGAGTACATAGACACGCTGTAA